In Papaver somniferum cultivar HN1 chromosome 9, ASM357369v1, whole genome shotgun sequence, the genomic stretch AATGGCAGGATATGCTACAGGGTGGGTAAGTTAATGTGCGATGAATATGAATTTATTAACAAATATATTCGGAAGGTCAAATTTGGCGACAAAATTTGGCTAGGAGCAAACTTAAACTATGCCTGGCGACATGTGTAGTCTTTAACTCAGTCTGATACTGGGCATTATTTTAAGATAGGATGGACTAGTGATGATTTTATCAatttttttaacattttttttcttaaataaaagtaAAACGCGATATATTTACATATATGAAATGGAAAGAAAAACATAAACCATTAacgaataaaaaaataaatatatggcCAGTTACAGAATGATCATactttttgtaattcgtttataaGATGGTCAtatttttgtaattagtttaCAAAATATAATATTTTGGCCGAGGTAACAGTTGGGAAAAAAACGTTGTTAATTTTCTCCAAAATATCCTCCCTCTTAACTCAAGCACTTTAACTGCATTTAACTCATCCCAGTTGGCAACTCGCTGACACGGTGACTCGGACACGTGGAGACCCTGACGTGTGGCAACAATTTTCAACAACTATTTCATAGGTGGAACGTGCAAACAAAGTTATGAGCATCCGGGAAAACTCTCGTTACTGCATTCAACAATgcttgttccttgtcggtaacaatcacctttggagtatatccctctatgtagaataacttcACTTGTTTTAGTGCCCACACATAACTCTCTTCGAGCTCATTTTGCAAGAAGCAAAACGGGACTCTAAAAGGAGAGTTGGTggaaatttttccaacaatgttcaacaccggGAACTCATAattgttggttttgtatgtgcaatccattaAAAGCACCTGATTGGAGCACCACGCCAACTTTATAAACTCGGGATGAGCCAATATGAGAGGTTTTACTTGTTTATCCTCATTTTTATCatggaaaaccgagtaattataCTTCTCCCtcaaatgccttaattgttgcatttgatTCTTATTTTCCCATTCATCATTTTTCAATTCCGTTTTGGCATTATAGATGGTTGGAAAAGTAGAAGCATTTGATGGGTTTAAGCGCTTTATATGACCAAGTATATCGATGGGTTTCATACGGTTTTCGGTCATGGAACTTACagtcattttttcttcatcattaagcTGTGCCGTATAAGGATGGGTTAGCAAAGTCCATGGTATTAGGTGGTTATGATgaccgcatacaactttctctAAAAATCACATTTTTTTGCTAGTTGACtttaaattgaagcttgaaaAGACACTTGGTCTTCTTAGTGAATGTAGTATACTTCctcttcgtctttcctttatatTCGGTACCCTTTTTCGCACGACTTTTATGCtctccactacactcgcaaaccatttgaaagtggCGATCAAATGTTGATCCATTACAAACTATCACACACATAATTAACCTGTCACGTTCTCTGGTCCATTGTTTTCCCTCCTCTTTCGATTCACATGTCTACATGGTCCAAGAACTCAAAGTTAGTAAAAAAAAACATAGCAATATGGTCCAAATGAATGACATACATATCAACCAAGTTGGAAAAAAAACCCTACCAAGTcattcaaatagtgatgggaagaatCTTCAGTTAGAATTTTGTTTGCATCAGGTTGAGTAGGCATTGGGTTTGGTGGAAGCACGACCTATCAACCAAAGCATTAGTACAAACGAAGACAGAAAAGCTACACTTACAGGCTGGTTTTTAGAACCATGAACCCATCCGTAGGTCAGATAACCAGTCGTAACATTTACATTTCCAACCTTAAGAACAAATTCCAAAACACATGATTATTTACGGTTGGGTATGTACACAAACGTAACTAACCGTAGAAGGACTTACGATTTGGTTTGTGTTAAAACCCAACCGTAGAAAGTGCAATAAATACCTCCATGCACATAATGGGTTACGGTTGGGTTTAGAATGCCAAAAAATCAACTGTAGTATGGGTTTTCCCATTATACACTAGTTACGGTTTGGAGTTGATCCAAACCTAACCGTAAGTGATGGTTACGGTTGGTTACAAATGGATAACCCAATCGTAATCTGGTCTGCAAGGCTACAAATCTgcattttttacgtactttagctGAGTCTGAGCGAAATTGAGCTCATGGGAGATAGTTTAGAGGTATACATGTTCATTTTCAGccattggttcttcactttgtcgatttatttcttcaattggttgagattgaccaTCACTTTGTGTTAAAACCTCTCTATCATCTACTAAATCAGCTATCTTTGGGTCTCCATCAAGAGGTACGTAAaacttgttttctctatcatataaAGATTCACCCACCTCGAATTGGCAACTGGattcactcattttggttgagtaaatcaaaatccaggttttgaaaagaaatctccaattatttgttttttctttcttctctctaCTTTTTCTTCCCACCAAAACTTACTCCAAAATTCACCGAGTATATATAACAAATTCATTAATATGATTAGCTAATTAAATAAAGGATTTTTGAAATTACtaatgggtgacccgtttttgtcctattaggtgaagcccctctattggaatgtggCCCTTATAATAGGTTTCTTTGTAAATAGTTTGTAACAATATGACTGTTTTGTAAATCGGGTGTTAATTATGTGACTGTTTTGTAgattttccaaaaatatataTTAGTGCGCGGAGGAAAAACCAACTAGAACATTTGCTGAGTAAAGCTTAAACTAGATAGCAAAACTAtgctttcaaagaaaaaaaatgacaacTAAACTAAAATAACTAAGATGTGTTTGGATACCACATATAGAAGATATTTTCAGAAATCAAAagcagaaaaataaataaaattgcatcataatttttcttctttcaaaacCACATTGTAAAATTGCATTCCTAAACTAATTTCTAGTTTTTCCTCTTAATTAATTGAAAAATAATTCCTTATAAAGTGTATCTAAACACCGTATAAATATTTGGATACCAAAAGCAATAAAAATCAGAAATGGAAAATTTTACAAAAGGTTAACTTTTTTTCTTAATTACTATAGAAATTATTTTGAAATTGTGTCGCCGGACTAGTTAGTCGAAAACTAGTGTGTCCATGTGTAGCCAAGGTAAATTCCCTGCCAAAGATTATTTGAAACTAAACTTTGATGCTTCATTTATCTCAGATAAACAACCTATGTGATATGGACTTATATTGCGTTCTGATACAGGTTCATTCAATGGAGCAAAAGGCGGGAAAACATTTGCAGTAGATGAGGAGCAAGCGGAAGCTGTAGCTGCTCTTGAGGCACTGAAGTGGGCTAAAGCAAAAAACATCCAGTTTTTGGAAATTGAAGGCGACTGCAGCAATGTAGTGAatgccattaatggtgatttaggTTCAATAAAATGGACAACAAATAGTGTTGTACaagaatgcatttttattatgaaAAACTTTGAATTTTGGTCTTGTCAACATGCCAAGAGAGAAGCTAATGAAGTAGCGGATACCCTAACAAAAAAATCTAGGTCTCTTGGTGACAGTAGTTGTTATGAAAATCCTCCAATTTTTCTGCTTGGGAAGCTGAAAAAGGATAACTCGAATGTAACAGTTTAAAttttaatatatattttatttcctatcaaaaaaaaattgtgcagCCAAGGTCCAAACGGACCTGTGAGTTATCCTTTATTAGATTAATGAATTTcatgcttccaaaaaaaaaacggaCTTGTGAGAACCAGCAACCCCTATAACCTATTCGGATGTGAACATATTTTGTGGCGGTGGCGCCTTTTGAGTTGTTCCTTGTGCGCCTCTGTTTCGCCCCACTGTTTTTatcataaaattagaaatttgatTTGATACACCCCAGAAATTGCGCCAAAGGAAAACTCGTTTAACCCTATATTTAGAAACCCATTTCTTAATCGAAATTCATCTCTAAATCCAACTATTcaaaaaaaccctaaactcaATATATACTGATCGATACTGCAACCCGTTTACCAGTAATCTATTTTCTTCTTACAATTTCTATTTCTCGCTCTCGAATAAGGGTTCTGTCTGTGATCAATTATCAAGGTTTGATTCAGTTTTGATTAATcagagttgaagaagatgaagagaccTAGAGCAGAAGATTGTCTTTCTTACATAAAATCTGTGCAGAAAACATCAAAGTTTAATGAATTCCTTCAAGTAATGAAAGAATTCAAGTCCTTGCCGACTTACGAGGCCACCAATTTGGTGTTTGCAGCAGCAAGGATCAAACAGGTATTTCATGGCCATCCCAACCTTATTCTGAGATTCAACATGATATTCTTGCCTAAAAGATATGCAATTGAAGTCGATGATTACGCCGAGCAGAATAGGGTATTCAAATCTACAAAAAGGGTTCAAGCAGAAGACTCCAATAAGGCGTTGTTGTTACATGAAGCTGATGACTACTATCATGCAATTCAAGTCGATGATTGTGCCGAGCAGAATAGGGTATTCAAATCTACAAAAAGGGTTGAAGCCAATAAGGCGTTGTTGTTACATGAAGGTGATGATTATCATGAAGACTACAAATTCTTTGAGAATATCATCAGGAAGGAGAAGTTCAGAAATCCTGACGAGTACAAGAGATACTTGAAGTGCCTGTATCTTTATAGCAAAAAGATAATTTCAGAAGGTGAATTGATAGATATGGTTGGTGATTTGCTGCAATATGATGGCACCGCCTTTCCGAGTACAGCAAATAAGGATAAAGTGCAATCAGACCCCCAGAAGGATGAAAGGGAGACAGATTTTGAGGCTTCAACATCAAAAAGGAGGAAACTTGATGAACCCATGATTGGGCGTCTCTCAAACTGTGAAATTGTGAATCCAAGTTATCAGCTTTCGACTGAGAGGATTTTAGCTAGCGGAAGGACAGAACTTGGAGTTGCAGTATTGAATGATTCTTGGGTGTCTGCAGATAGTACTCCGGAAGGTGATAGTAGTGATACATGccgtttcaagaaaaatgtttatgAAAAGAACCTGTTTAAATTCGAAGATGACAGATGCGAACGCGATAGGCAATTTGAGTTGGTAAAAGGTACAATTGAGTGTGTGGAGGAATTGCTACGAGAGATCGTGTATAACACAATCGATGCGGAAAGTATATGTATCAAGGATCACTTTAAAGTGCTACGGCTTGGGTGCATTAAACGCCTGTATGGTGAATCCTGGCAGGGTGTGGAGGATGCATTACTGAAGAATGCAGTTCCTGTATTGCATGATATATTAACTCAATTGCAGAAAAAAATGAAGGAGGTGACGAGTCGTCTCTCAGTAACTTACAGAACGAAAATGAAGGCAGTTTATTTGAAGAACTTTAGAAAATCTCTGGATTATGGTGGCAACTCCAGTGGCGAGCAGCAGGACACAACAAGTTCTAGTTCTAAAGACGATGATGCAGCTACTTCTAATCGTCCAAATCTTTTAGCTGAGCCAACAACATAGGCTTGTTAATCTCTTGTAATTTCTGTTTATATTGACCTTTTCTGGTGAAATTTGTAATCAAATTCAGATTCTTTTAGATTTGTGTTGTCTTGCCCTTCAAATTTTACTAGCTGCTTCCCTAAAACTACCAGCTAACATTCTCTACAGATAGCCTATTTTTGAGTTTCAGATCAGCCTTAGTTTCTGTTCCGCGCCTAAGCAGCCAATATCAGTTACAGCGAAGTACGCCATATCTGCCGTATAAGCAGTACTACAATGCCTATAATGCCTTCAACAGTACTAAAGTACTTCCAATACTAATGATTAAACAAGAATGTGCTAAAATTTGAACTCAAAATCTAAGAAAGGACTATTTGTACTTTTACCAGACAATTTATGTCTTCTTCCAACTCCTTACACTACACATATTTTGTTGTTCGACAACATGATAACAAATGCAGAAGTACATTTGTCGATGCAGTCATGCAGATGTTCAATTTAATCTACTGCAATCACTCCTAATCTGACCCAAATTTCCTGTAAGTACATTTGTCGATGAAAGCTTCACAAATGCAGAAGCAAAGACTAGTTTTGATCGTCAGCAAACGACTTAACAACCGGTGATGTTCGTGGATCCTTTGAGATTCTCGAGTCGATACCAAATAAACCTCTACCATAAATGATATCTCTGTAGTACTGATTATCAAAGGTTAGAGGAGTTATATCATTAGGCACAAATGTAAGGTTTGTTAGAGGAACTCTAGTTGGGCATTGCATCTTCAGTAGAGCTTCATAATCTTTTTCCAACATATCGTTAGCAGAGGCGGGGTTGATCTTTGTGTGTTTGGGATTGTATAATCTATCCACAATGTTTAGACAATGTCCAACCCCTAATGTATGTGCTcctggaagaagaaaaaacacgATTCAACTCATCAACATAGCTGAACCTTTAAAGCAGAACATGGCTACAGATTCTGAAACTCAAAAATATATACTCAAGTAATGACTAAGATTTTACCCAACATGGCAACAGATTCCTGAAGATTCATTCCTTTAGATCTGAAGATTTGAAGCATTCCATCTACACTCACTTGTGGTGAAGGTAGCCATATATCAGCTTGTTTATAACTTGAACTTGTTGAGTCTTTCCTTCCAAGAGGAACTTGAATTTGAGGTCCTCCAGTGAAGGCCACCGACTCTTTAGCAGCTAAAGCAATAATATCAGCACAAGAGACTTTCCCTGGACACTCTGACTCCACAACCGATTTTATCAGCCCAATTGATTCGCGGTTTCTTATCATGAAGTTTTTTGAGGAAATTATCTCTGGACCAATGTTTCTGCGTTCAGAGTTGAGTAGTATCGAAGCATCACAACCCTACATATATACAGATTCATGAATAAGTTTCTCCTTGCATATGAACCAAGCTCAAGCAGTATCAACATAGTTTTATATAAGATTCATAGGAAAGAGTTACCTGAACTTGACAGTCATGAAACAGGAGCCTTAAGAAAGATGCAGGAGCAGTAGCATCAGTCAAGAAAATGGGTACAAGTGTATCCTTGACTAAGGCTTCAACATTTGGACATGAAGTCTGGTAGTGTCCATAAGAGAGATGAGCTTCATTAACAGACACTAGTAGCCCTGGTTTTATGATCAGTATCATTACCATCATAACAGATCGCAGAAGACGCAACATTTTTGAACAAATTGGCTCTTGTTGTAGTTGTCTAAGTAGAGATGAACTCTGCAAATCTTTGAGAGCTGGATGGTGGTTGAAGGAGAGCCTTTATGAACAGATTTAAGGTATTGGCATGGTGAGGGGTGATGCCTAGTGTCATAAGTTGATCATTACTTGGTATTCGGGACCATCCTAAACTAAACTGGTCCCGTAGTTGTGACATCAACTTGTACATTTCACTAGGAAGCAAGAGAGACTGTGACAGAAAGAGACTACTCCTTTCCTGTTCTGATTATAGGAATTTGAGTGACTGATAACTGAAAAGGGGTGTGCTGTTTATTACTGAATATGAGTAGTTTTGAATTGATGGAGTCTGGATGTTGCAACCTGCAATGCAATGCAGAGAGTTAGTACAGACTGACACTCAGTCCATAAAAGGTTTATTCACAGCTGATAAAGTTGTTGGTAAAGTTGATTT encodes the following:
- the LOC113312472 gene encoding paired amphipathic helix protein Sin3-like 3 — protein: MKRPRAEDCLSYIKSVQKTSKFNEFLQVMKEFKSLPTYEATNLVFAAARIKQVFHGHPNLILRFNMIFLPKRYAIEVDDYAEQNRVFKSTKRVQAEDSNKALLLHEADDYYHAIQVDDCAEQNRVFKSTKRVEANKALLLHEGDDYHEDYKFFENIIRKEKFRNPDEYKRYLKCLYLYSKKIISEGELIDMVGDLLQYDGTAFPSTANKDKVQSDPQKDERETDFEASTSKRRKLDEPMIGRLSNCEIVNPSYQLSTERILASGRTELGVAVLNDSWVSADSTPEGDSSDTCRFKKNVYEKNLFKFEDDRCERDRQFELVKGTIECVEELLREIVYNTIDAESICIKDHFKVLRLGCIKRLYGESWQGVEDALLKNAVPVLHDILTQLQKKMKEVTSRLSVTYRTKMKAVYLKNFRKSLDYGGNSSGEQQDTTSSSSKDDDAATSNRPNLLAEPTT